A region of the Fulvia fulva chromosome 7, complete sequence genome:
GTTATGGGAATGTAGAATGACTTGATGGGGTCGGCACGCTCGATGAAATTTCGGATCCCGGTGGTCACTTATTTCACTGTGGATGCCTGAAAGTGCTGTGCAACCGACCACGAGGCGAGGATCCATCCAAGTCTGTCGACGCACCTATGATGGAAGAGTCGTGCCAGCGAGTCCAATCATCCTCCGACGGGAAAGGCATGAAGTTCAGATGGCTCATGTCACCATTGGGCAGACCCGCTAGATCATTCGCATGTGGTATGTGCGAGAACTCAGCTCCCACGTGGCTGATCCACCCAGGTGCTGGCAAGAGAGCGTGTGTCTGTTGCCCGATGAGCTGGCCGCCAGCTTGGAGATTGGGCCATGGCAGTGCTGCTGATTGTGGAGTCACCATTACGTAGTCTCCCATGCCTGGCATTTGTGACTGGGCTCGAGGCAGATTCTCGTGGTGCTGACTAAGGTCGATCACGTGCTGACTGTGCAGTGGTGCCGGCGGTGGAGGCATTGACCTGATTGTCTGTGATATGGCAGGTTCTGTTTGCCTCCTCTTCACAGAGCCGCGGTCCGACTCGATAGAAGGTCCACCTCTTCGTGCTGGTATGGTCGTGCTGCTGGCGCTTATTGGACCACCGCGAAGCTCGATCATGACAGCATCTAATACAGCCGCCATTCTTTCGGCAGGCACGTAATTGTGAGCCATGTCAAGTAACGCCAAATGGAGCACTTCGAGGTATTGCATGTTGTTGTTGCGATCAGTCGCATCGGGTATGTACGCGAGAGCTGCGATAAGTGCCGTGCCAGCAGTCCCGGCGTGTTGCATGCCAGTGCAGAAGATCTGCCTGCCATCGAACTTTTGTCGGTGATGCCAAAAGAGCTGAGCCGTTGCGACCGCGCTTTGTGTACAGATGGCGCGGCTTGCTTGTGAGAAATGGCTGTCCAATGCGCTGACTTCGTCTGTTTCCGAAACAGCATCGTCGTCGTATCGGGCGAAAGGTCGATGCAGAAGAATGAGGGTCGTGTGGTACTGTTGGTGGAGCAGATAAAATGACAGGGGTGCATTCGCTCGATTGTCATCGGTGTAGCGCAAGTCTGACGGCAAGCGAGAGACCCAGTTGTGAAGTTCACGATCCAGAGCAGCCATTTTGAAATAGGCTTGCTGGTCCGGTCCACTGGTCTGGCTGTGCTGCGTTCGTAATTCAGCATGCTCCACGATCTTCCCTGCAATCTCCATGAGATCAATGAGAGCTTCGTATATTCTCGTATGTAGAGACTTTTCGGCGCCAGCAGGCATGCATGTTCCGAGACGCTCGAACTGGTCCGTCAATGAGTATACCTCCAGATCACTGCTCTTCATCGTAAGCGGGCGACCGAGGAAGAGACTCCAGTATCGATCGTAGACAACGCATGCCCACAGTGTCATTCGTCTGATGTCGACTTCGCGTTGCGAGAGTCCTGCATTGCGGCTGTCCATCTGCAGCCCAAGGTCATAGCATAGCCTGATAGCTATACCTGAGTAGATCCACCCAACGTTATCTCGTCCCACGCCCACTTCAAGGTCTCCAAGTATGATGAGGGCTGAAATGGAGGGGATGCCACCTGGTCTTTCAAGTTCGAGATCCAACATGTACTTCGCCTCGCGGTGCAGTTGGCTTTCCCTGCCAGGTAACGCCAATCGCTGCATGTCCGGCCTCGTCTTGTCCGCTGACCTGATGCCCATTGCTAATATGCACACGTGCAAAAACCCAGAGTAGAACTGCGTGCGTCCATGCTCCCGGTCCTCATGAAAGGCCTCCTCGTGCACAACGTGTAATACGCTGTTGTAGTGCTGCCAGAACATGGACATTAGATAGTCATGTGTCTCAAGTGGCAAGCTTCGGACGCACTTTTCGGCCCTCCTAGCTTGTTCAAGTCGGTCTTGATCGGCTTTGGCATGATCCGTAACATTCTCCGAGTAGACATGACAATTCACAGTGCCACCGTAGAATCTCATTCGTCCAGAGAGCTGATCGGAGGACAGATGACCGTGAGTAGATAGCAGACGGCTGACAAGACCTTCCTTCTTGTCATCGAACGATGTTCCCGCACTGCCCTCCTTGTCGCTCCGGCTCTTGTGACTTTCTCCTGCTATTGAACCAGTTTGCGGCGTTGCATACCCTGGGCTTGGGTCAGTCGTTGGACTGGGCCCTTCTGACTTTACATGCTCATTGTTCGCGTTGAGTCGTGCCTGGGCCAAACCCACTCGTGCAGGAGACTCTTCCCCGTCTGCATATAAACTGCCTCGTGTTGTCTTCGGAGGGTAGACGACTGGCGGTGGAGTAGTTCCTTGTTCTTTCAGCATAGACTCCAGAAGTGCCACGCGCTCTGTCAAGGTAGTCATATATGCCCTCGAAATAGGTCGCCGTCGCTCATCGTCGTTCTTGATAATGCAGTGGGTAGAGGTTCGCTGGCACTGGACACACTGGTTCTCGCCGGGCGGCACTACGCACTGCTGTTCTCAGTACCATGCTGCCGAAGGACTGCGCATCGCTTACACGTATGCGCCGCTCCCGACACGTTGCGCATGCTGTGGATGCTCGGTGCCTGGACTTCTGGCGCTTGCTGGAGCCAGCTTCAGGCGTAATGTCCGGCGCTGCGGCGCTATTTCCATGGACCATCGGGCTGACATCAGTCATGATATCTAGATGCTCAGTCTTCTTGTCAGTGGTGCTGGAGAGGCATGTGAAAGGACTAGTGGGGAGATATGAGCCAGGCGTGAGTGGGTGAATGGGCCCTTTTACTCAGCGCACATCCAGACATGCCGTCGACGCGATGGCCGAGCATCCTGTGCTTGCCTTGCACAACCCGGCAACTCACACGTTGCTGCTGCGGAACGCTCGTGCAGAGTTTGAGTCAGGGAGTGTCGAAGACGCGAAAGAAGTTCGGCAGAACAGCGTGACTTTGCCTAAGGTTTCGCTTCGGGCTTCTTGAATGTATGCATGATGCATCCCGTCTCATCCGTATTGGGCCGTGTTTACCTAGCTTGTGGATTGTAGCTTATCTTATATAATATCGATATTACAGCTTAACCTTAGTAAAAAGCCGTCTCGATAAGCTAGGTATTCTTTTTAACTATCTCTTTATAATTCGGCTTATAACTTATTAAGCGTAGCGACTAAGCGCTAGCTATACCGGAGTACGAGCTTATAAGTATATAGGCAAGGCGTTAGCAAGGGAGTAAAGCTCTATACTAGCCCTTAACTAGCCTTAGCGCCCGCTCTAATTAGTTAACTTTTAAGTTTTAGGATTACGTAACCTACCGTACTATACCTATTAGCGAATTTGTAAATATATACTCGTCGCTAACgcctatgtcgtcgtataataaGTACTATACGTCGAGTAGCGGTAGCGTAGATTATACGCTactttatagtctagaagggTTAGTAGAGagctctactccgctacgcttatCTTTAGAGGTTTATAACCGCTAATAGTATGTTTTTACCTCGCTATCGGTATTACTCtacctattatagtaggtatatatagaTAAGCTATAAGCTCGTAAAAGAGGATAGAagtactagtatatatatatattataatatagctataacgtactttactaccgagcgggctatactaccgagcgggctacttttactaagaactatactacttctactttaattacgacggtatcttaacacgacgacatcctatagaatcgttactaggaggacaattcctctttagattcttcgctatctagtaagtctacttaataggtacgtacgttatgcctcgacttactatattacttatagcgtcgtagccttagtactagccgaacactatctagcgactctctactcacttcctacctcctagtatcctctagaggtattaattacgacgccttattaaaggttagagaccctctagactaaatatacttgcgctttcgtactttccgctatataagggcctcgttagacttacgtagcttactaatctcgcttcgtataagagctatctaatacgctatctctctactcccttttataagctaatCTACCCCTTCCTATAACGAGTTTAGTAATAAACCTACCCGGGTACGCATTTTGTTCGTTACTAGTGTCGATTAAGAGTCGAATTCTTTAATAGTTCGTAGTGTCTTCGACTCCTAAGGGGTAGAGTCCGGAGCTAGAGgggttagcgtacgtagcttaatattaagcttaTCTATTACTATCTATAGATTAAATAGAACTAAACTAAGGCCTCTAAAGCTCGATAGGTGTTATAGTCtctctatagagtatatagaaggtagggacagaagagccttagagtacttagaagtcgttaagaagtgaaagtctagcttagtatataagcgctaagaattatataccccgtaatatttactacgggacctagccctccaaatttactactctactaacccttaatagattcacttcggctcgtaactatataacttacggtactcccgcgagtacccgcgactacgctagaccctagaagaagcacgtagaagactcggaacgtagggtaggttagaataaggttttgagcaaagctactaagcgcggcttcgtacgggttagccctattaatacggggacacgtactcgtaagggtcgcgtataagtatctagccttccctaggcctctcttactttcttcgtctttcgttttatatagcaattatactataccctttatatctatacttcttacctatattctcgcttttactcttatatcttataggctaggctctcgccctaatattataaaagactaacaaaccgttaactactcgagttatccttataggtgactaCGCTATCGATAAAGGTGTTAACCTCGACaactaagacactctattctactttagtaagtaggctaatatccccttctcgaacgccgctaccttcggtacctaggtaaacgctaaccccgatactacctatactcttattaaccgtaccgtctcctctttccgcgagaccgcctagtaggtcgagtAAGCAAATAACTAAGTAatatacctttaaggtattataaacaccttctagaacctcgtaccgtacgccgacgataaccgccgctagtacttctctaagaaggttaacaacctagacgagttcgacggtaataagagtaagttcgaggcatttaagacatagcttactattaagctattagctaatgccgaccactttccgtaagagaaggacaaggttacgtacgtcttctccctccttcggggagacgccgcggcttaggtataatactatatcgataacgctacgtagactatcggctacccggacgtccttaccttaatataggacctccgtactacctttagtaatctagaccgtagagctaccgcctagaacgctatctataacctcctctagaagaataagagcttcgccgagtacctcgcggcctttaaccgcgacatcgggtttaccggctataacgaagagactaagaagagtactctccgccgtagcttgttagtagagcttcttcgagccctcgaggacaaggacgtcggtactataagcttccgtaagctcgtcgagacctactagcgcctcgactctaatataaaatataccgcctctctcctcgcttcccgttcttaaggtcgttagcctcgtagtcccggaagccacttcgctactctactaggcgccgccgctcctacggctctccctcccgtctctataggtaatactatagatcttagcgctagtgccgccgtccctcgagtctagggcctcgttaacggtaagcttactcccgaagagaagcttcgccgtcgctaggccggactctatacctactacggcggtctaggctatatcgtagttaactatccgtagctcgctacccgtaaagcccgtaacccggttcgcggcgctatcggcgctatcgagcctactcctactactcccgctaagtaggaaaaagcctaggtcttccttatcgacgcgataaagactaagaataacgtttaccgaaagtaaagagaggaaagaagttgaggatcaatatagtatagctagacctatacgataagacgggtaaggactacgcttataaaccgttcgttacgaatataaatatcggcttaaagaaactctcttcttccaatctcactcttatagatactagcgtactaggcgagtcttttatagactataaactcgcgacctctcttaacctcaaaccctaggaactaaagtaccctcgtacccttaaactctttaacagtacggagactactactagtaagattacttatgttaTATATACGTTAATCACTCTCGGAGGTAAGCGTATATCGattactagcttccttacgtccctaccgtattagaagtttatcctcggccttccctagtttagacggtactaacctattatcgactagacttcccttactattagcttccctctagaagctcctccggtacctccgccttctccgccgccttagcgcggtcctaagtatactaagatcttctaggtaaacgccgctacctttactactactactactaagtagcctaaagcttaagtctttaccgcctctctccgcgatatcgatatcgccctcgagaagctcgataagaagcgtatacctaccgaccctactacgaaggtccctccttaggcacactatatcctctacgtattcgatactaaagccgtagacgagctgcctccttatcgcccttacgactataagattaagctagaagaaggtatagagacaccgttcggaccgctatattctatgtcctaagaagagcttatcgtccttaagagatacctcgaagagaacctaaagaaggggtttattcgagcgagccgttctagcgctagtagtcccgttatgttcgttaagaagcccggcggtagcctacgcttctacgtagactaccgaggcttaaacgctattataaagaagaaccgctacctaataccgttaatttaggagacgctcgagcgcctctctaaggctaagtacttcactaagctcgatgttatcgctacgtttaacaagttacaaatagtagaaggacacgagtatcttatagccttccgtactcgctacgggctattcgagtcgctcgttatacccttcggcgtttataacgggcctagtaccttctagaactttattaacgacatcctttaggagttcctcgattagttctatactacctacatcgacgacatcctagtctatagcgagactaaggaggagcaccgcgagcacgtctataaggtcctttagaagctcgtagacgccggcttatagctcgatatcgacaagtacgagtttaagaagaccgaagtcaagttccttagtttaatTATCACCGTAGACggtattaagatagactaagagaaggtcgacgctatcgtcgaataggatactcctacgaacgttaaggaggtctagggtttcctagcctttactaacttctaccgccgctttatctacgcattctcgggcgtagtacgccctttgacgaagcttACATGTAAGCGTAAGAAGTCtgcctagaccgacgaatactaggaggcttttgatttacttaaagcgaagtttattaagaacacgcttctatagcacttcgatttcgaactagagacccgtatagagactaacgtatccgacggcgtagtaggcggtgtcctattataacgccgctcgcctaaatctccctagttacctatcgccttcctctctaagaagataaccgctacggagtataactacgagatctacgataaggagcttctcgctatcgttaaagcttttaaagagtagcgccccgagctcgaaggctctactatacccgtctaagtaagctccgactataagaacctcgtctactttataaagagcaagctacttaatcgtcgctaggcccgctagagcgagttcctctcccggttcaactttatgatctcgtatacgcccggtaaggctaactcgatagccgacgcccttacccgccgccctagtaactctctagttaatcgaagagggggctaGCAAATCGTAGAGCAACAAGTCATTAAAGAGTATAATCTCTCTTCTAAGCTTtaagagtacctatcgaacggctagcctacgctcgccgcttcctttactactctcgtgctcgctcctacctaccttaacgagagtaataatgaatccgagcctaaagaatacgcctcggacgctaaggacttgaacgataataaagagggcttagtaacgaccgacggcttatccgaattagactttaaggggtttaataataaggagcaacctaaaggcattatagtacgagtacgaatagcgtacgatgccgacctag
Encoded here:
- a CDS encoding Nitrogen assimilation transcription factor nirA, translated to MTDVSPMVHGNSAAAPDITPEAGSSKRQKSRHRASTACATCRERRIRCVVPPGENQCVQCQRTSTHCIIKNDDERRRPISRAYMTTLTERVALLESMLKEQGTTPPPVVYPPKTTRGSLYADGEESPARVGLAQARLNANNEHVKSEGPSPTTDPSPGYATPQTGSIAGESHKSRSDKEGSAGTSFDDKKEGLVSRLLSTHGHLSSDQLSGRMRFYGGTVNCHVYSENVTDHAKADQDRLEQARRAEKCVRSLPLETHDYLMSMFWQHYNSVLHVVHEEAFHEDREHGRTQFYSGFLHVCILAMGIRSADKTRPDMQRLALPGRESQLHREAKYMLDLELERPGGIPSISALIILGDLEVGVGRDNVGWIYSGIAIRLCYDLGLQMDSRNAGLSQREVDIRRMTLWACVVYDRYWSLFLGRPLTMKSSDLEVYSLTDQFERLGTCMPAGAEKSLHTRIYEALIDLMEIAGKIVEHAELRTQHSQTSGPDQQAYFKMAALDRELHNWVSRLPSDLRYTDDNRANAPLSFYLLHQQYHTTLILLHRPFARYDDDAVSETDEVSALDSHFSQASRAICTQSAVATAQLFWHHRQKFDGRQIFCTGMQHAGTAGTALIAALAYIPDATDRNNNMQYLEVLHLALLDMAHNYVPAERMAAVLDAVMIELRGGPISASSTTIPARRGGPSIESDRGSVKRRQTEPAISQTIRSMPPPPAPLHSQHVIDLSQHHENLPRAQSQMPGMGDYVMVTPQSAALPWPNLQAGGQLIGQQTHALLPAPGWISHVGAEFSHIPHANDLAGLPNGDMSHLNFMPFPSEDDWTRWHDSSIIGASTDLDGSSPRGRLHSTFRHPQ